GCCCCGTTGATCATGATCTTGCCGGGTTCAGGCGCCACGATCGTCAAAATGCGCGACTCCGATCCCCCCGAACCTTGGGTGATGCTCGCCGCACCGCCGATCGCCTGCATGACGATCTGCGCTTGGGTCCCGGCGGTCGGCGACGCGATCGCCGCCACGGTCCCGAAGGTCACACTTTCCCAGCCACCGACGGTGAAGGTGTTTTGCACCGTCACGCTGGCCGAATAGTTGACCGTCTGGCTCTGGGCTTGGGCCTGGCTAACACTCGTCGTCGCAAGGACCGTGAGTGCGACGGCAACAAGCGCCGCACGAATCGAAAATTGAATACCTACCGAATGCATACTGCTCTCTCCCGGCGTCGCATTGCCCTGCGCCTGTTAACCTTTGCGCTTCTGCGCATCACTCATCCGAGAAATGCAAAGCAAGGAGCGAGCCAAGGCGTCATGCGGCCTTCAAACGCACGAACTGCACTAAACCGGACGTCGGTAACGATTCGTTAGGGTTAACGGCGCAGGAAACGTCTGCCTGTCGGCACGAATTGCCGGGCAGTTTCTACCGGGTCAAGCGCGTTGCCGCGCCAGCGACCGGACATCCGTCACGACCGTTTCGATGCAGAGGATTTGGCGCAATCCGTTCGCCAAGCGGCGAATGTCCATCTCGGCCAAGCCATCGCATTCGAGCGTCACATGAACGCGTGCATCGCTCTGGTGCATATTGCCGACCCAACGGTTCGGCACCAAACCGTGTTTGGCGAACAGGTCGAAGACGCGCGGCAACGCACCGGGGTCGGCGGCGGCCTGGATGGTAAAAACGGCGGTAGATTGATTAGTTCGGTCGGGAAAGGACATCACGAAAAGACTCCGGAATCAGCGAATGCGAACGGGCGTCATCCCGGCTCCCCAGGGGAACCGGGCCCGTAACTCGCACGCATGCGACTGCCCGGTCCGCCTGAAAGGCCGGGTCCGTAAGTCGCCGCTGAGAGGTCTTCGTGATCATCGCGCGGGAAAATGGCGAACCCGCTCGCGGCTGTCAACCGTCAGACAGGGTCGAGCCCGCGCGCGAGGTCGTTTTTGAGCACCTTACCGAACCCGTTCTTGGGCAGCGCATCGATAAAGAATACCGCGCGCGGCACCTTGTAGCGCGCGAGGTTGGCGCGGCAGTGAGCGCGCAAGGTCTCTTCGACTGCGGGCCCTTTGGCGACCACGAAGGCCGCAACCTCCTCGCCCAGTTCACGCGAGGGCCACGCCACGACCGCGACATCCGCGACCGACGGATGCTGCAACAGAACCTGTTCGATCTCGGCGGGATAGATATTGACCCCGCCGCGGATGATCATGTCCTTGGCGCGGCCTACCAAATAGAGGCGCCCTTCAGAATCGAAACGGCCGAGATCGCCCGGATAGAACCAGCCCTCGTGGAACGACTCGCGCGTTGCCTCGGGGTCGTTATGGAACTGCGTCGCACAGGCGCCGCCCCGGTAGCGGACCCGCCCGACCTCGCCGACCGGCAGCGGCTTGTGGTCCTCGCCGACGACCTCGGCTTGCGCATTGTGAACCGGGCGGCCCACCGAGCGCGCCGCATCGCCGGTATCGCTCGGCCGCAACACCGACAGCCCGCCCCCTTCGGTCGAACCGTAATAGTTGTAGAGATTCGGCGTCACCCGTTGCAGCACCGCGTCACGTTCGTCGGGATGAAGAATGGCACCGGTCGTGTACACCGCGCGTGGGCCCGGCAGTAGGTGCCCGCGTTCGGGCGCGATCGCCACCAAGCGGCGCAGCAGCGTCGGCACCAGAAGCGTTACCGTGATCTGTGACCGGGCGATGGCCGCGACCAAATCCTCAGGTTCGTAGGGGAGCGCCATCATTTCGACCGTTGCGCCGTGGTACAGCATCCCCATCACAAAGCTGCGGCCGGCACCAAAATAGATCGGCAACGCGCTCAGGAACCGGTCGCTGGATTGGAACCCGAGGGTGATTGACTGGGTCGAAAACCGCGCGTGCATTTGCCGGTGGCTGTGCATCGGGCCCTTGGGTATGCCGGTCGTCCCGGACGATAGCGACAGCACCAGGCCGTGGTCGTCGCTGCTGGGGAAATCCCGGTTGGGATCGGCGCGGCCGACCGCCGCCCACCAGTCGTCCGCGACCGGGGCTTGATTGAGACCGGCGCCCACCGATTCGCCCGGTTCGGTAAGCACCAACTTTGCGCCGAAGAAACCGGCAATGCGGTCGCGCTCCGCCGCCGTCCACCGCACGTCCATCGGCAAGATGACCGCGCCCGACCGGGCGACCCCGTAGAGGATCGCAAGGTGCGCTGCCGTATCGCGCAGGCACACGCCGACGATATCGCCGGGCCCGATGCCTTGGTCGGCAAGATGCCCGCCGATCCGCCGTACCAGATCGCCAAGATCGCCGTAGGGTATGGTCCGTCCACCACCAACGATCGCCGGATGATCCGGCTGCGTGCGGGCAAAATGGTCGATGCGGTCGGCAATGTTTCCGGACGTTTCCATGGGCCGGTTATAGGGGCTCACCTCCCGACCCGGAAGGGCCGCGCCAATCCCTAGGCTAGCGCCCGATTTGTCGGGTTGTGCGCCGGCAAGCCCGTCAACCTCCCCCACTCGCCGTAGAAGTTGCGCATCATGCCGTCGTCCTGACCGGTCAGGTTCTCGTCCCGCGCAATGATCTGATAGCGCGCGGCGCCCGACCCGAAAGACGCCTCGCAGGCCTCGGCGGCGAAACCGTCCTCGGGCAAATTCCGGCTCAAGGGCCCCCAGTACATGTTGTGGTGCGCCATTCGTTCGCGGCGCTGTTCGGGCGTGTCACCCTTGACGCCGAGGCCGCGGCATTCCAGCACCATCCGATCCGGCGCCACTGGAATCACCGTATCGATTCGAATGACCGTACCGCGCGCCAGGATCATCGCGTTCGGAAACAAATGCGCCGAGCGCATCTCGCTCGCTTCCAATCCTGGCAGCGCCAGACTGTCGGACCGCTCTTGCCACCCTTTGTAGTTCTTGTAGTCGGCGCGAAGCCCCTCGCCCGCTGCGTGTCCGTTGGGATGGATCTTTATTTGGCGCGCAGAGTCCACCTGGGTGCGACGCAGCACCACATGCATGAACGTGTGGTAGGCGTCGAGGTTAGTCTCCATCCACGCTTTCCAATTTGCTGTCAGTTCGGCCCGGTGAAAGTGGAACACCTCCAGCGGTCGCGCACCCATCGGCTCCTCGAAATGATCCAGCAGATGGCCGAGATAGGACGAAAGCGGTGCCGCCGCTTCATCCAGAGTGATGAAAATCAGCCCCAGTTTGGTTTCGGTACGGACCGCCCGAAGCCCGCAGTCCTCCTTTGTCAGACCAACCGTCTCGTAGGCCTCCGGGCGCGGGATATCGATGCACCGACCTTCGGCGTCGTAGGTCCACAAATGATAGAAACAGGTAAGACGTTTGGCGTTTCCCGACACCTCGGAAACCAACCGCGCGCCGCGATGCGAACACACGTTGAAAAAGGTCCGCACCACGCCATCCGCGCCGCGAATGCTGATGAGTGGAATGCCGAGATGATCGTAGGTCCGGAAATCGAACGGCGCCGCCAATTCACTCTCGTGGCAGGCGATTCGCCACGTGCGGGCGAAGATCTCTTCCCGTTCGGTCTCGAAGATCGCCGGGTCGGCATAGACATCGCCGCTAACGTAGCTCTCGGGTGCCAGCGCCGGTGGCGTCCTCCACTGTTCCGCGTTGCGCGCGCTCACAGTTCGGCCCCGCCTGCGTCGATCGCGGCCATGGCCTCGTTGTGCGATACGACGCGCCCGAACCCGAAAGCAATCGCATCGAGCGACGCGTCGTGACGGGCCTGGGCGAAATCGCCGCACGCGTCGCGCACGACGAATGTGCGGTAGTCGCGCTGCCCCGCGTCCCGCGCGGTCGATTCGACGCACATGGAGGTCGTCACCCCGCCCATCATCAGGCATCGAATATCCAACGCGTGAAGCAGAGACTCCAGACCGGACGAAAAGAACGCCGAGTTGCGCGGCTTGTCGATGATGAAATCCTCGGGCGCGACGACTGCCTCCGGAATCAGCGCGGCATCGTCGGTGCCCGCCTTGATCCCGCCCGCTTCTTTGAGGCCGGGCCGGATTTCATGAATCATCAAACCTCCGTCGGCGTAGTCCGGGCGCAACGCGATCTTGGTCCAGATCACCGGCATCCCTTTGCGCCGCGCCGCCGCGGCAAGCTCGATACACCGCAGCGCGGCGTTGCGGCACGCGGTGATATCGCGCCCCTGTTTGGCCACGGATCCCGTGTCCGTACAGAACGCTTGCTGGAGGTCGATGGCCAGAAACGCGGCCCGCGATACTTCGAACTTCATCGAAATCTATGCCCTTTGTTGGTATCCGGTGTTAAGCGTTCATGGCAGCCTAATCAAGGTTAGGCCGCCGCGACACCGCCATCGATGACGATCTCGGCGCCGGTGATGTAGGACCCTGCATCCGACGCGAGCAGCAGGAGCGCACCGTCCATTTCCTCGTCCCGCGCGGGCCGGCCCATCGGGATTTTCGCCAGCATGTCCTGGCCGCGTTCGGTCTTGAGGTAATCAGCACTCATTTCCGTCACGAACAATCCGGGTGCGATCGAATTGACCCGGATGCGCAACGGCGCCAGTTCCATCGCCATCTGCCGGGTAAGGTGCGCTAGACCGGCCTTAGAGGCCATGTAGGCTGGCACCCGAATCATCGTGCGCGTCGCGCCTACCGAGGTTGTGTTGATGATGCTGCCACCGCCGGCAGGTAGCTTGTCGCCGCGCACCGCCATACGTTTGGCCACCGCGCTCGCCATAAACCAAGCACCGTTAAGATTGGTCTCGATGACCGCGCGCCAATCCTCGGTCGTGTGATCTAGCGGTGGCTTGCTCCGCGTCGTGCCCGCGTTGTTGAACAGGACGTCGATCGGCGCGAACCGCGCTTCGATGTCGTCCAACGCGGTTTCCACCGCTGCGGCATCCGAAACGTCAAGTCCGACCGCATAGGCCCGACCGCCCGCGCCCTCGATCTCCGCGACTAACGCGTCGAGCCGGTCGCGCCGCCGTGCTGCAACGGCAACCTTGGCCCCGGCCTCGGCAAACAGCGTCGCCGCGTGCCGCCCGATCCCGCTGGACGCCCCCGTCACCAAGACGCAGCGCTCTGTCAGGTCGAACCGATCCGCCATGATGTCCCCTCCCGCGCGTTTCCTGCACCCAGCATACAACAATCGGATTGAGCGATCCCGGCGGAGCCCCTAGGGTCGCGGACATGAGCGCCGACCTTCGCCAGTACGCCCCCGCCTGCGACCGCAACCGCGATCCCATTTTGGCCGTCCTCAAGCGCCACCTGCCGAACGCGGGCGATGGCCTGGTTCTGGAGGTCGCAAGCGGAACCGGCCAGCACACCGCGTGGTTCGCCCAGGCCTTCCCGCACCTGACCTGGCAACCGACCGACGCCCATGAGCCCGCCCACGACAGCATTCGGGCCTGGATCGCCCACGAGGGCGCTGCCAATGCGCGGGCGCCCCTGCACCTCGATGCCGCCGCGGGCGATTGGCCAGACCTTGGGGCCGACCCCGGCCTCATCGCGATGCTCAACGTCAACATGATCCACATATCGCCGTGGGCGGCGTGCGAGGGGCTGCTCGCTAACGCCGGCCGCCGTCTGCCGCCAACCGGCCTTCTCGTCATGTACGGCCCCTACAAGCGGGGCGGCGCGCATACCGCGCCCAGCAATGCGGCCTTCGACGAATCCTTGCAAGGACGCGATCCGGCCTGGGGCATCCGCAACCTCGAGGACGTGATCGAACGCGCCGATGCGGCCGGTCTTGACCATGTCGAGACGGTCGAGATGCCAGCTAACAACCTCAGCGTCGTCTACCGGCGGCGTTAGGAACGGGTGCAGCGCAGGCCCCCAAGCGCTACAATGCAACAACCTTGGGAGGGCCATTCATGACCAGCGAAGCCAGCGGCGCGAAGCGCTACAAATCCGTCCTCACAGGACCGGTGACTACGACCGAGCCCGCGTTCCTCCATGATATCGGGATGGATCGCATGGTCGGTGCGTTCGTCGCGCTCGCCTCCGAGGTTTACATTCTGCGCGACCGGTTGGCCGCTCTCGAAACCGTCCTCGCCAACAACAAGACTATGGCCGCCGACGCGATCGAGGCGCTGGAGGAAACGCCGGACCAATCCAAGGCCCGGCAGGAAGACGCCCAGCGCTTCGTCACCCGCGTCCTCAGCGAACTGCACCGCTCGGATGTGCCGATCAGCCATATCGGGCGCAAGGTGCGGGAGATGTCGGCATGACGGTGGAGCGCGCGAACAGCCCCTTCGGATTCTCGCCCGAGCGCGAATTTCGCGCCTTCCATACCTTCCTCGCAGCCGCGCGCAACCACCGCATGGGACCGCTCTACGAACAGACCTACGCCGACTACCGCCGCGCCGGGGGCAACGGTCAGAACATGACGACGGTCCTCGACGTCATCGACGATCTCCCCGCCTACCAGCTTTACGCGTGGGCGATGCGGCATATGCAACAGTTCAAGTACGACCACCCGGATTTCGGCATCGTGCCGGCGGTCGGCGCGCGCAAGAAAGATCTGCGCCAGCGCCTGCGCGACCTGTCGGACGAGGGCGTCAAGGCGGGCACCCTCGTCCTCGATCCCGACCTAGCGATGCCCGACTACTTCACGATGACCGATTTCCACCAGCACCCGGGCGGCGTCGCGGGCGATCCCTTAGCCGGGCTAGCCTATGAAATGGCCCGCGCGGTGCGCTTCAAACCGGGCACGGACTCGAACAACCTCTACCGCAATATTTTCTCCTACCTGCCGCAGGACCGCGACTACCGGCGGATGCTCGACTGGGGCACCAGTTTTGGCGCGGGCGTCCGCACCTGGCTCGATCTGCACCCCGGTACCGAGGCCCACGGGGTGGACCTCTCCGAACCGTGCCTGCGCCTCGCCTACGTGCGCGCCCGCGAGCGCAACATGACCGCGCAGTGGCGCCAGGAAGACGTCGAACATCTGTCCTACGCGGCCGGCACCTTCGACATCGCCCTTTTCGCCTTCATGCTGCACGAATTCCCGGCCGAGCGGTTCCCCGCGCTATTTGCCGAGGCGGCCCGGGTTCTCAACGAGCGCGGCGTCTTCGTCGGCTTCGAACTCGCCTACGTCGACGGCAGCCCGTTCCAGAACGCCCTGCAAGACCAAGAAGGCTGGCTCAACGACGAACCCTTCATGCCCGACTGCTTCAAGAGCGACTTCGCTACCCTGTTCCGCGACGCCGGTTTCACGACCGTCACCATCCGCCGCTTTGACCAAATGGCCGACAACGTCACCCATTCCTCGCCGGACATCCCGAAACGCCAGACCTGGAATATTTACGTGGTGGAGAAGTAGGCGCGCGGAGAACTGGGTATCGAACACCCACCGGGAATCGGCTAACGCCCGACAACCGAGTTCAGCGGGCCTAAGCCGCCCGAACCACGAAATCGACGTGCCCACCGTCGTACGAAAAACGACACGCCCGTCCACGGTGCCCACGATTGTTGTATCTCGCCTTCGCAAGTCGCTGGCCTGCGACTTCGTCACCGCCAACGATCGCTTGCGGGACCGGATGAAAGAGGCGGACCTCCCTATCCCGGCGCTTTCGTAACCCGAAGCCGCCGCGCTCTGTCGTTGAACTCAACCGGGTTCGTCGCTCGTCGCCCCGCTGCGTTCACGTTTCCGGTCCCCGCATTGACGCTCCGAAAAAGCCCCCCACATCCATTCCAGCCCCCGCTTGCCGCCGCGTTGTCACCCAACCGAGATCGACGCGCTGGCGACAATCCGCGCCGAGGGGCACCCGCCAGGACGGGCCTACCGACGCGGGAGACACTGAACTGGGAAAAAAGTCCGGGCCGTTGGGTTCGTTTGTTTTATCCACAGACGGGCCATTGTTTTTAAACGATTTTTTGGCTTCGTTCGTGGAAACAGCCTCATCGGCACGGATACGCCGAGACGGAAAGCGTCGCCGCCCCCATCCTGCGTTCTCGAATGAAGACTTTCATGCAATGTTCTGATTTGAAAAGTTTTTTTGTTTTCTATTGCTAGAGCCCTCTGTGCCTAACCGCCGCGCGCGCTGCGTTCACCGTGCCCCAATCCATCCGCTATGATGGCTCCCCGCTCCACTTGCCTGG
Above is a window of Alphaproteobacteria bacterium DNA encoding:
- a CDS encoding DUF4402 domain-containing protein codes for the protein MHSVGIQFSIRAALVAVALTVLATTSVSQAQAQSQTVNYSASVTVQNTFTVGGWESVTFGTVAAIASPTAGTQAQIVMQAIGGAASITQGSGGSESRILTIVAPEPGKIMINGAPPNTTLTITPGSTIQLVNPADSVATQFDFTPTAVAMDFNAVTDSAGDLNVMVGGTLKTRLRQGAGSESGGYTDGTYTGTYSVTLGF
- a CDS encoding AMP-binding protein; this translates as METSGNIADRIDHFARTQPDHPAIVGGGRTIPYGDLGDLVRRIGGHLADQGIGPGDIVGVCLRDTAAHLAILYGVARSGAVILPMDVRWTAAERDRIAGFFGAKLVLTEPGESVGAGLNQAPVADDWWAAVGRADPNRDFPSSDDHGLVLSLSSGTTGIPKGPMHSHRQMHARFSTQSITLGFQSSDRFLSALPIYFGAGRSFVMGMLYHGATVEMMALPYEPEDLVAAIARSQITVTLLVPTLLRRLVAIAPERGHLLPGPRAVYTTGAILHPDERDAVLQRVTPNLYNYYGSTEGGGLSVLRPSDTGDAARSVGRPVHNAQAEVVGEDHKPLPVGEVGRVRYRGGACATQFHNDPEATRESFHEGWFYPGDLGRFDSEGRLYLVGRAKDMIIRGGVNIYPAEIEQVLLQHPSVADVAVVAWPSRELGEEVAAFVVAKGPAVEETLRAHCRANLARYKVPRAVFFIDALPKNGFGKVLKNDLARGLDPV
- a CDS encoding aromatic ring-hydroxylating dioxygenase subunit alpha is translated as MSARNAEQWRTPPALAPESYVSGDVYADPAIFETEREEIFARTWRIACHESELAAPFDFRTYDHLGIPLISIRGADGVVRTFFNVCSHRGARLVSEVSGNAKRLTCFYHLWTYDAEGRCIDIPRPEAYETVGLTKEDCGLRAVRTETKLGLIFITLDEAAAPLSSYLGHLLDHFEEPMGARPLEVFHFHRAELTANWKAWMETNLDAYHTFMHVVLRRTQVDSARQIKIHPNGHAAGEGLRADYKNYKGWQERSDSLALPGLEASEMRSAHLFPNAMILARGTVIRIDTVIPVAPDRMVLECRGLGVKGDTPEQRRERMAHHNMYWGPLSRNLPEDGFAAEACEASFGSGAARYQIIARDENLTGQDDGMMRNFYGEWGRLTGLPAHNPTNRALA
- a CDS encoding isochorismatase family cysteine hydrolase translates to MKFEVSRAAFLAIDLQQAFCTDTGSVAKQGRDITACRNAALRCIELAAAARRKGMPVIWTKIALRPDYADGGLMIHEIRPGLKEAGGIKAGTDDAALIPEAVVAPEDFIIDKPRNSAFFSSGLESLLHALDIRCLMMGGVTTSMCVESTARDAGQRDYRTFVVRDACGDFAQARHDASLDAIAFGFGRVVSHNEAMAAIDAGGAEL
- a CDS encoding SDR family NAD(P)-dependent oxidoreductase, with product MADRFDLTERCVLVTGASSGIGRHAATLFAEAGAKVAVAARRRDRLDALVAEIEGAGGRAYAVGLDVSDAAAVETALDDIEARFAPIDVLFNNAGTTRSKPPLDHTTEDWRAVIETNLNGAWFMASAVAKRMAVRGDKLPAGGGSIINTTSVGATRTMIRVPAYMASKAGLAHLTRQMAMELAPLRIRVNSIAPGLFVTEMSADYLKTERGQDMLAKIPMGRPARDEEMDGALLLLASDAGSYITGAEIVIDGGVAAA
- a CDS encoding DUF938 domain-containing protein; the protein is MSADLRQYAPACDRNRDPILAVLKRHLPNAGDGLVLEVASGTGQHTAWFAQAFPHLTWQPTDAHEPAHDSIRAWIAHEGAANARAPLHLDAAAGDWPDLGADPGLIAMLNVNMIHISPWAACEGLLANAGRRLPPTGLLVMYGPYKRGGAHTAPSNAAFDESLQGRDPAWGIRNLEDVIERADAAGLDHVETVEMPANNLSVVYRRR
- a CDS encoding class I SAM-dependent methyltransferase translates to MTVERANSPFGFSPEREFRAFHTFLAAARNHRMGPLYEQTYADYRRAGGNGQNMTTVLDVIDDLPAYQLYAWAMRHMQQFKYDHPDFGIVPAVGARKKDLRQRLRDLSDEGVKAGTLVLDPDLAMPDYFTMTDFHQHPGGVAGDPLAGLAYEMARAVRFKPGTDSNNLYRNIFSYLPQDRDYRRMLDWGTSFGAGVRTWLDLHPGTEAHGVDLSEPCLRLAYVRARERNMTAQWRQEDVEHLSYAAGTFDIALFAFMLHEFPAERFPALFAEAARVLNERGVFVGFELAYVDGSPFQNALQDQEGWLNDEPFMPDCFKSDFATLFRDAGFTTVTIRRFDQMADNVTHSSPDIPKRQTWNIYVVEK